In one window of Motacilla alba alba isolate MOTALB_02 unplaced genomic scaffold, Motacilla_alba_V1.0_pri HiC_scaffold_28, whole genome shotgun sequence DNA:
- the LOC119696361 gene encoding olfactory receptor 14J1-like, protein MSNSSSISHFLLLALADTRQLQLLHFCLLLGISLAALLGNGLIISAVACGQHLHTPMFFFLLNLALSDLGSICTTVPKAMHNSLWDTRNISYKGCVAQLFFFVFFISAEFSLLTIMCYDRYVSICKPLHYGTLLGSRACAHMAAAAWASAFLNALMLPVSTFSLPLCHGNALGQFFCEIPHILKLSCSKSFLRELGLIAVSACLSCGCFVFIVFSYVQIFRAVLRIPSEQGRHKAFSTCLPHLAVLSLFISTAVFAYLKPPSMSSPSLDLALSVLYSVVPPALNPLIYSLRNQELKAAVWRLMTGCFQEH, encoded by the coding sequence atgtccaacagcagctccatcagccacttcctcctgctggcattggcagacacgcggcagctgcagctgctgcacttctgcctcttgctgggcatctccctggctgccctcctgggcaacggcctcatcatcagcgccgtagcctgcggccagcacctgcacacgcccatgttcttcttcctgctcaacctggccctcagcgacctgggctccatctgcaccactgtccccaaagccatgcacaattccctctgggacaccaggaacatcTCCTACAAAGGATGTGTtgcacagctctttttttttgtctttttcatctcagcagagttttccctcctgaccatcatgtgctatgaccgctacgtgtccatctgcaaacccctgcactacgggaccctgctgggcagcagagcttgtgcccacatggcagcagctgcctgggccagtgccttTCTCAATGCTCTCATGCTCCCAGTCagtacattttccctgcccctgtgccatggcaatgccctgggccagttcttctgtgaaatcccacacatcctcaagctctcctgctccaaatcctTCCTCAGGGAACTCGGGCTCATTGCTGTTAGTGCCTGTTTATCATGtggttgttttgtgttcattgttttctcctatgtgcagatcttcagggctgtgctgaggatcccctctgagcagggacggcacaaagccttttccacctgcctccctcacctggccgtGCTCTCCCTGTTTATCAGCACTGCAGTGTTTGCCTACCTGAAGCCTCCCTCCatgtcctccccatccctggatctggccctgtcagttctgtactcagtggtgcctccagccctgaaccccctcatctacagcctgaggaaccaggagctcaaggctgcagtgtggagactgatgactggatgctttcaggaACATTAA